Below is a genomic region from Dechloromonas denitrificans.
CAGCATGGCCAGCGAACGGGCGATGCGCTTGCGGGTGGCGTGCGGCATGATGACGTCGTCAATGAAGCCACGGGCGCCAGCCACGAACGGGTTGGCGAACTTGGCTTTGTACTCGGCTTCACGCTGGGCAAGCTTTTCCGGATCATTCTTCTCTTCGCGGAAGATGATTTCCACGGCACCCTTCGGACCCATCACAGCGATCTCGGCAGACGGCCAGGCCAGGTTCACGTCACCACGCAGGTGCTTGGACGACATCACGTCGTAAGCGCCGCCGTAGGCTTTGCGGGTGATCACAGTGACCTTCGGCACGGTGCATTCGGCGTAAGCGTAGAGCAGCTTGGCGCCGTGCTTGATGATGCCGCCGTATTCCTGCGTCGTACCCGGCATGAAGCCCGGCACATCGACGAAGGTAACGACCGGGATGTTGAACGCATCGCAGAAGCGGACGAAACGCGCCGCCTTGATCGAGGACTTGATGTCCAGACAGCCGGCCAGCACCAGCGGCTGGTTGGCAACGATACCGACCGGATGGCCGTCGATACGACCGAAACCGATGATGATGTTCTTGGCGTAATCCGGCTGCAGTTCGAAGAAATCATTGTCGTCGACCACTTTGACGAGCAGTTCCTTCATGTCGTACGGCTTGTTGGCGTTATCCGGCACCAGGGTGTCGAGCGAATAATCCATGCGGTCGACCGGATCGTTGGTCGGCGTAACCGGCGGCTTTTCGCGGTTGTTGGCCGGTACGAAATTCATGAAGCGGCGCAGCATCGAGAGGGCTTCGACATCGTTTTCGAAAGCCAGGTCGGCGACACCGGATTTGCTGGTGTGGGTCACGGCGCCACCGAGTTCTTCGGCGGTCACGTCTTCGTGGGTCACGGTCTTGACGACTTCCGGACCGGTCACGAACATGTAGGAGGAGTCTTTCACCATGAAGATGAAATCGGTCATCGACGGCGAGTAGACCGCGCCACCGGCACAGGGGCCCATGATCATCGAGATCTGCGGCACAACGCCGGAAGCCATGACGTTACGCTGGAACACGTCGGCGTAACCACCGAGGGAGGCAACGCCTTCCTGGATACGGGCACCGCCCGAGTCGTTGAGGCCGATTACCGGGGCGCCAACCTTCATCGCCTGGTCCATCACCTTGCAAATCTTCTCGGCGTGAGTTTCCGACAGCGAACCACCGAACACGGTGAAATCCTGCGAGAAGACAAATACCAGACGGCCGTTGATCGTGCCGTAACCGACAACAACGCCATCACCCGGCGTTTTTTCGGCCTGATCCATGCCGAAATCGACGCAACGGTGTTCCTTGAACATATCCCATTCCTCGAAGGAATCCGGGTCAAGCAGCAGCTCGATACGTTCGCGGGCGGTCAGTTTGCCCTTCTTGTGCTGGCTGTCGATACGCTTCTGGCCACCGCCAAGGCGGGCCATTTCACGCTTTTTTTCCAGCTGGCGGATGATGTCATGCATAGAAAACTCCCTAAGTGGATCGGGTAATTCGGAACTTCAGTGTTTCAGGTAGTCAAGCAAGGCATACGCGGCAGCTGCCGGGGTCGTATGGCCCTGTTCAACGGAGAGGGTCAGCGCCGGCAGGCTGGCCTGCACGCGCGGATGATGACGAAAATGCTGACGCAGGCCGGAGTCGATCATTTGCCACATCCAGCTCAGCGCCTGATGCTGGCGCTTGGCAGCAAATTCGCCGGTCGGCTTGAGAGCGGCCTGATATTTCTCGACCTGCTCCCAGAAATCGACGATGCCTTCCTTGTGCAGGGCGCTCAAGGCGATGACCGGCGGCGACCAGTTGGGCGAGGCCGGGCGCAGCATGTGCAGCGCATTGCGCCACTGGGCGCGGACGACGGCAGTGGCCTGCTTGTCGATATCGGCCTTGTTGATGACCACCATGTCGGCGATTTCGACAATGCCCTTCTTGATCGCCTGCAGATCGTCACCGGCATTCGGCAATTGCAGCAGGCAGAACATATCGACCATGCCGGCCACCGTCGTTTCCGACTGGCCGACACCGACGGTCTCGATGATGATCACGTCGTAGCCGGAAGCCTCGCAAAGCAACATGGCTTCGCGCGATTTTTCGGCCACGCCACCGAGCGAACCAGATGACGGACTTGGACGGATGAAGGCTTCCTCGCGCTGCGAGAGCATTTCCATCCGCGTCTTGTCGCCGAGAATCGAGCCGCCGGAAACCGACGACGATGGATCAACGGCCAAAACAGCCAGTTTCTTGCCCTGTTCGATCAGCCAGACGCCAAGTGCCTCGATGAAGGTCGACTTGCCCGCCCCCGGTACGCCGGAAATACCAATGCGAATCGCCTTGCCGGTACTCGGCAACAGCGCATTCAGCACTTGCTGGGCGCGCTGCTGATGATCAGGCCGCGTCGACTCGATCAACGTGATGGCCTTGGCGAGCGAGCGCCGCTGGCCGGCCAGTACGCCGTCCACCAGCGTCTGGTCGGCCGGCAAAAGTTGCTGCGCCAACAAGGGAGCCTCGCTCAGGTTCATTCAGTAATCAGCCGCGCGCCTTGCGGATTTCTTCCATGACGCGCTTGGCCGAGTCCTCGATGCGCGTACCCGGCCCGAAGATGGCCTTGGCACCTGCTGCATAGAGAGCGTCGTAATCCTGCGCCGGAATCACGCCACCTGCGAAGACGATGATGTCCTCCGCACCCTGCGCCTTCAACGACTGGATAATTTGCGGCACCAGCGTCTTGTGGCCGGCGGCGAGCGACGAGCAGCCAATGGCGTGCACGTCGTTTTCGATGGCTTGGCGAGCGGCTTCTTCCGGTGTCTGGAAGAGCGGGCCCATGTCGATGTCGAAGCCGAGGTCGGCAAAGGCGGTGGCGACCACTTTGGCGCCCCGGTCGTGGCCGTCCTGACCCAGCTTGGCGATCATGATGCGCGGGCGACGGCCTTCTTCGTCGGCAAACTTGGCGATATCGGCCTTGATGGTTTCCCAGCTTTCCTGACCTTCCACAACGCCTCCGTAAACACCTGAAATGGTCTGGTTGTTGGCGCGGAAACGACCGAAGATCTTTTCCAGCGCATCCGACACTTCACCCACCGTGGCACGCAGGCGCATCGCCTTGACGGTCAGGTCGAGCAGGTTGCTCTCACCGGTTTCGGCG
It encodes:
- a CDS encoding acyl-CoA carboxylase subunit beta translates to MHDIIRQLEKKREMARLGGGQKRIDSQHKKGKLTARERIELLLDPDSFEEWDMFKEHRCVDFGMDQAEKTPGDGVVVGYGTINGRLVFVFSQDFTVFGGSLSETHAEKICKVMDQAMKVGAPVIGLNDSGGARIQEGVASLGGYADVFQRNVMASGVVPQISMIMGPCAGGAVYSPSMTDFIFMVKDSSYMFVTGPEVVKTVTHEDVTAEELGGAVTHTSKSGVADLAFENDVEALSMLRRFMNFVPANNREKPPVTPTNDPVDRMDYSLDTLVPDNANKPYDMKELLVKVVDDNDFFELQPDYAKNIIIGFGRIDGHPVGIVANQPLVLAGCLDIKSSIKAARFVRFCDAFNIPVVTFVDVPGFMPGTTQEYGGIIKHGAKLLYAYAECTVPKVTVITRKAYGGAYDVMSSKHLRGDVNLAWPSAEIAVMGPKGAVEIIFREEKNDPEKLAQREAEYKAKFANPFVAGARGFIDDVIMPHATRKRIARSLAMLRDKKLDNPWRKHGNIPL
- the meaB gene encoding methylmalonyl Co-A mutase-associated GTPase MeaB, whose product is MNLSEAPLLAQQLLPADQTLVDGVLAGQRRSLAKAITLIESTRPDHQQRAQQVLNALLPSTGKAIRIGISGVPGAGKSTFIEALGVWLIEQGKKLAVLAVDPSSSVSGGSILGDKTRMEMLSQREEAFIRPSPSSGSLGGVAEKSREAMLLCEASGYDVIIIETVGVGQSETTVAGMVDMFCLLQLPNAGDDLQAIKKGIVEIADMVVINKADIDKQATAVVRAQWRNALHMLRPASPNWSPPVIALSALHKEGIVDFWEQVEKYQAALKPTGEFAAKRQHQALSWMWQMIDSGLRQHFRHHPRVQASLPALTLSVEQGHTTPAAAAYALLDYLKH